TAATGACGATAATATGCTAGAATTTTGAGATTCTAAAGTTACTCCCCTTCGACAAAGTCGTAGGTCTATTTAATTTTACTTTGTCATTATACAATGTTTTCTTGATTATAACAAACTAAATAATTTAATTTGTGGAAACTTATCTTCGAACCATCTTGTCGCAAATTCATTTTCGAATAAGAATACGTATTGATCGTAACGATCTTTCACAAGGATAGATCGACTTGAATTCATATTATCTGTAATGTCTTTTTCATTTTCAATCCATCTCGCAATTTTCTTACCTACTTGTTCCATCACAATATCCACATTGTATTCATTCTTCATTCGGTGTTCGAACACTTCAAATTGTAATTGTCCTACCGCACCTAACAGTATTTGGTTTGTATGCAATGTTTTATACAATTGAATTGCGCCTTCTTGAACCAGTTGCTCAATACCTTTATGGAAATGTTTTTGTTTCATAACATTTTTAGCACTGACTTTCATGAAGATTTCAGGTGTAAACTGTGGCAATGTTTCAAAATGAAACTTCTGATTACCTCCAACAAGTGTATCACCTATTTGATAGTTTCCAGTATCATATAATCCAATGATATCTCCACTCACCGCATGATTCACAGTTTGTGTATCATCCGCCATAAATGATGTGGATCGTGTGATTTTTTGCTTTTTCTTATTTCTTTGAAGTGTTACATCCATACCTCTTTCAAATGCACCACTTACGATTCTCATAAATGCAATTCTATCTCTATGACGTGGGTCCATATTCGCCTGAATCTTAAAGATAAATCCAGAGAAGTCTTGATCGAATGGATCAACCGTTTCTCCTTCTTCTGTATTACGGCCACTTGGCATTGGCGCATAGTCTACATATGCATTTAAGAAATTTTGAACACCGAAGTTTGCTAATGCAGAACCAAAGAATACAGGTGTGAGTTCTCCAGCTAATAACATTTCTTCATCAAAAGTTTCTCCAACTTCATCAACTAACATTAATTCATCAATAGCTTGTTCAAATTGTGAATCATTTTTAATTGGATGATCTTCTTCTAATTCATAATCGTCATTTAAATGAAGTACATTTTCTTCATCTCTAAAAGGCTCAATGGTTTTATCTTTTCTATCTATAATACCAAAGAAGTTTTGACCCATACCTACTGGCCAGTTCATTGGATATGTTTCAATTTCTAACGTTTTCTCAATTTCTTCTAATAATTCGAATGGTTCTTTACCCATTCTGTCTAGTTTATTGATAAACGTAAAAATTGGAATACCACGCATCTTACAAACTTTAAATAGTTTTAATGTTTGTGGCTCAATCCCTTTTGCACAGTCAATAACCATTACGGCACTATCAACGGCCATTAATGTTCTATACGTATCTTCTGAGAAATCTTCATGTCCCGGTGTATCCAATATATTAATATTGTAGTGATCGTAATTAAATTGCATAACTGAACTTGTAACAGATATACCACGTTCTTGTTCAACTTTCATCCAGTCACTCGTCGCAAATTTTCCTGTTTTCTTCCCTTTAACTGTACCAGCTTGTCGTATCGCACCACCAAATAGTAATAACTTTTCAGTTAGTGTTGTTTTGCCGGCATCTGGATGGGATATTATCGCAAATGTCTTTCTACTTTCTACTTCTTGTTTAATCGTCACGATTCATTTCTCCTTATAATTCAGATGTCCATTGGCTTATTCTATTCGCTAATTCATTAGCTTCATCTTCATCAAGTACATTAAATAAATGTAAGTAAAGATGTTCAATCAAAGATTCTCCATATAATTCATAATCTACTTCAATTGACCAAAATAAATCCGGAATAGATATCACAAAATATTCTTCTTTTTTATTTTCATATATATAAACTTTACAATTTAAATTTTGAGAATGGCTTTCTCTAATCTTCACTTGGCTTTCCTCCATATTTTTCATATGCTGCTTCTAAACCAATTAAATCATCTCTATGCGGTACTTTTATGTGGCCAGGCATAATTTGATATGGTTCTCTGCCTTTTGACGCTAAAACAACCGTATCACCTGGCTCTGAAATGTCGATTGCATGTTTAATTCCTTCTGCTCTATCTTCAAATTCTACATAATTATTATGTGTCGCTCCTTTTGCTAATTCAGCAGTTAACATTTTAGGATCATCATTCGCAGGATTATCTGGTGTGAATATCACATAATCTGCACGACAACTAATTTTACCCATTTCTGGTGTTTTCGTTAAATCTCTTTCACCAGCCATGCCAACTAAGAATATTAATTTTTGTTTAACGAATGGCTTAACTGCATCAATAAGTTTATCCATTCCATCTGGCGTATGTGCATAGTCGATAATTAAATCTATTGGTAAATCTCTATCCAATACTTCTAATCGTCCTTCAACTGGAGGCATGTGATCAACCGCATGAATAATGCGTTCAATGTCATAACCTTGCACCCATAGACCAAGGATACTTGCTAATAAATTTAATACATTGAATTTTCCAAGGTATGGCGAGTTCACTTCATATTCACCAAAAGGCGTGTTAAGTGTAAATTGTACACCATTTATAGATTCGCGTATATTCGTCGCCATAAAATCAGCATCGTTGTCGATACCATATGTAAACACTTCAAATGGCGTTACAGGTATTAATGACGCTGTATAAGCATCGTCTGCATTTAGAATGACATATTTATCTTTTCTGTAATCTTGCCCAAGTTGACTAAATAATAATGATTTAGCATGACCATAAGCATCCATCGTACCATGAAAATCTAAGTGATCTTGAGTTAAATTTGAAAAAATAGCAATATCAAATTCAACGCCTCTTAATCTACCTATCATTAAACCATGACTTGATACTTCAAATGTCATACTCTTACAATCATTTTTTACAGCTTCAACGATATGTTTCGTTAGCGTAACTGTTTCTGGTGTTGTATTCACACCTTTAGTGACAGTCTCGTTGACTTGAAAACCATTTGTCCCTAAGTATGCACTACCTTTATCAAGACCACGCGTTAAATGGTGAATCATTGTAGCAATTGTAGTCTTTCCGTTTGTTCCAGTTACACCAATTGTTGTTAACTGTTGACTCGGAAAATCAAACAATACATGACTAAAAATACTTGCAACTTTCAAAGTATCTTTAACAACGATTAATAACACTTCTTCTGGAAGGTCGATATATTTTTCACTTACAATTACAGTACATTGTTGCTCTATAACATTAGGAATAAATTTATGACTATCTACTGTATATCCCTTAGACGCAACAAAGATTGAACCTTGTTGAGCTGTTCTTGAATCTGTTGTAATATCAACAACATCTTGATTCACATTGCCG
The Mammaliicoccus sp. Dog046 genome window above contains:
- a CDS encoding peptide chain release factor 3; protein product: MTIKQEVESRKTFAIISHPDAGKTTLTEKLLLFGGAIRQAGTVKGKKTGKFATSDWMKVEQERGISVTSSVMQFNYDHYNINILDTPGHEDFSEDTYRTLMAVDSAVMVIDCAKGIEPQTLKLFKVCKMRGIPIFTFINKLDRMGKEPFELLEEIEKTLEIETYPMNWPVGMGQNFFGIIDRKDKTIEPFRDEENVLHLNDDYELEEDHPIKNDSQFEQAIDELMLVDEVGETFDEEMLLAGELTPVFFGSALANFGVQNFLNAYVDYAPMPSGRNTEEGETVDPFDQDFSGFIFKIQANMDPRHRDRIAFMRIVSGAFERGMDVTLQRNKKKQKITRSTSFMADDTQTVNHAVSGDIIGLYDTGNYQIGDTLVGGNQKFHFETLPQFTPEIFMKVSAKNVMKQKHFHKGIEQLVQEGAIQLYKTLHTNQILLGAVGQLQFEVFEHRMKNEYNVDIVMEQVGKKIARWIENEKDITDNMNSSRSILVKDRYDQYVFLFENEFATRWFEDKFPQIKLFSLL
- a CDS encoding YueH family protein produces the protein MKIRESHSQNLNCKVYIYENKKEEYFVISIPDLFWSIEVDYELYGESLIEHLYLHLFNVLDEDEANELANRISQWTSEL
- a CDS encoding UDP-N-acetylmuramoyl-L-alanyl-D-glutamate--L-lysine ligase, with amino-acid sequence MDVNTLLSKIKIKQVYGNVNQDVVDITTDSRTAQQGSIFVASKGYTVDSHKFIPNVIEQQCTVIVSEKYIDLPEEVLLIVVKDTLKVASIFSHVLFDFPSQQLTTIGVTGTNGKTTIATMIHHLTRGLDKGSAYLGTNGFQVNETVTKGVNTTPETVTLTKHIVEAVKNDCKSMTFEVSSHGLMIGRLRGVEFDIAIFSNLTQDHLDFHGTMDAYGHAKSLLFSQLGQDYRKDKYVILNADDAYTASLIPVTPFEVFTYGIDNDADFMATNIRESINGVQFTLNTPFGEYEVNSPYLGKFNVLNLLASILGLWVQGYDIERIIHAVDHMPPVEGRLEVLDRDLPIDLIIDYAHTPDGMDKLIDAVKPFVKQKLIFLVGMAGERDLTKTPEMGKISCRADYVIFTPDNPANDDPKMLTAELAKGATHNNYVEFEDRAEGIKHAIDISEPGDTVVLASKGREPYQIMPGHIKVPHRDDLIGLEAAYEKYGGKPSED